DNA sequence from the Spirochaetaceae bacterium genome:
AATAATAAAACCGCTAACGGCTATAATAATAAGAGCGTGGTGGTACTTAACCATTTTGCCGCGCGCAAACATATTATTTACCAGCATAACGGGGCGGCGTAAAAAACGGTCTACCATCATACTAAAAGGGCCGTTACTGCGCATAAAAACAAGGGCGATAAAACGCAAGGTAGCCATAATAGCCATAATGCTAAAAAAGACCGATAGTATCGTAAAAAATACATCGCTAAAAAACATTATAACCACAGCTAACCTAAGTGAGCCCGATATAGCGATACTGCGCAGGCTATTTTGGATAAAAGTTAAAAAGACAATACCTAAAATAACCGAAAAATCGAAGCCGCCAACTTGCAGGCCAAAACGCCGCCAAAAATTTAAGTAGGGCGCCGTTAAACTTAAAATAACTTGGGCAATAGGGTGGTATCTAAACTGCGGCAGCCAACTTAAAAGGATAGTAGCCAGTATTAAGTACATATAAATAGTAATGGCCGTATTTATGAGGCTAAAAAGAAAACTAAACGAACTCATATAGCTACTATACAGTTATTTTTCATTCTTGACAAGGGTGGTTAATTACCTTAAAATAAAATAAGGAGAGTAATTATGCCGTATTTTAGCGATGTTAGAACAATTTTTATTAAAAATCTTAAAAAATTTGCCGTTTTTAAAGGTAGGACAGACCCCAAAGAACACAGGTTATTTTGTGTATTTTATAGCGTTTTGGCAGGACTGCTGGTAACGCCGGCTGTTTTGGTATTGGCTCTTTTTCTGATGATGAACGAGGGCAACTTTAACCATACCGCCGCCTTAATTTT
Encoded proteins:
- a CDS encoding YggT family protein: MSSFSFLFSLINTAITIYMYLILATILLSWLPQFRYHPIAQVILSLTAPYLNFWRRFGLQVGGFDFSVILGIVFLTFIQNSLRSIAISGSLRLAVVIMFFSDVFFTILSVFFSIMAIMATLRFIALVFMRSNGPFSMMVDRFLRRPVMLVNNMFARGKMVKYHHALIIIAVSGFIIWQAINYVRFIANGLIAMLPF